The Microlunatus soli genome contains the following window.
CCGCCGTGGCGGCGAGAAATGCGCGTCGGTTCATCGGCAGACTACGGCTTGTCATGCAGACCCCTTCTCCATGGCTCTCCTTCATGCATTGGGCAGCCAAGGAGCACAAACGGCTCGTCCGTGGCTTCCGCGATCGCACGGTACGCGGCGCCACACTGCGCCAACCCTTCCACATGTAGGAATTCCTTGCCCTCAATGCGGAAACCCTAGCAGCCGGTCCCGGCGGTTGGATACCCGTTCGACCAAACTCCCCCGCAGGTTGAGCTGAGCACTCGCCCAGCACCGCCCGAGGGTGGCAATCACGCGCCGGTCACCGCGGCACCGGCGAGTCGTTTCGGCGCCGACACCTTGTCGAGCCGGGTCCGAACCCGCTAGGTTGAATCCTGAGCTCCGCAATCAGGAGTGTATCTTTCACCATTCGGAAGTGCGTTTCTTGATGGGACCTGCGAGACAACAACAAGGGGAGACAGGCGTCCACCGATGAAGATCGAACGCATCGAGACCTACCGCCGCGATGACCGGGTCACGCTTGTCAAGGTCTACACCGACGACGGCATCGAGGGCCTCGGGCAGACGTCGGTGTTTCGCGCCGGACTGACAGCACAGGTCCTGCACGAGATGGTCGCACCCGCCTTCCTCGGCAGTGACCCCTGGGACCTGGAGGCGATCGTCGCCGACGTCGTCCGCCGTCACTACAAGTTCGCCGGCTCGTTCCTGACCCGAGCCCTCACCGGATTGGACACCGCCGTGTGGGACGTTCTCGGAAAGGCGACGGGCCAGCCCGTCCACAAACTGCTCGGCGGCTGCTACCGCAGCGAAATCGGCATGTACGCGTCCAGCATGAGTCGGACGATCACCCCGTCGGACGAGGCGGACCGGTTGGCCGCGATCGTGGCCGAGCAGGGATTCGCCGGCGTGAAGATCAGGATCGGCCAGGAGATGGGACGCGATCACGACGCCTCACCAGGCCGGACCGAGGCGATCATCCCGCAACTACGCAGCGCGCTCGGGGACGACGTGATCATCCACGCCGACGCCAACGGCGCCTTCACTCCCGGACGGGCGATCAGGGTCGGTCGGATGTTGGAGGACCAAGGCTACGGCCATTTCGAGGAACCCTGCCCGTACGCCGAGACCGACAACATCCGCCGGGTCAACGCCGCACTGGACATCCCTGTCGCCGGGGGTGAACACGACACCTCGATGGAACAGATCTACCGAATGGTGGCCGGCCGTGCCGTCGACATCATCCAACCCGACATCGGGTATCTCGGCGGCGTTTCGCGAGCTCGCCGGGTCGCCGCGCTGGCCGAGACCGCGGGTATCCCCTGCACACCGCACTGTTCCTCGCGGTCGATGATCCAGATCTTCACCCTGCACCTGGCGGCGGCGATGCCGTCGGTCTTCCAGCTGCAGGAATGGTCGATCGAACCGGATCCGCAGATGGAGGGCATCTACGCCCCGCTACCGCAAGTGCGCAACGGCGCGGTGCGGATCGATGATCGTCCCGGGTGGGGCGTCGAACTCGACCCCGCCTTCGAGAAGCAGGCCACCCTGATGACCGGCGGCAAGATCATCAGCGAGGCGGCGTGACCCGCTACGTGATCGGGTCCGTCGACGAGATCCCCCCGGGCGGTCGCAAGATCGTCACGATCGCCCGACGGTCGATCGGGATCTTCAATGTCAGGGGAAGATTCTACGCGATTCGGAATCAGTGCCCGCACGCCGGCGGCGAGCTCTGCAAGGGACCGATCTCCGGTTTCGTCAGCTCGAACGGTCCCGGCCAGTACGAATACATCATGCAAGGCGAGGTGCTCCGCTGCCCCTGGCACGGTTGGGAGTTCGAGATCGCGACCGGCCAGTCCTGGTTCGACCCGACCAGGACCCGGGTGGCCACCTACCCCGCCGACGTGCAGTCCGGACGGTGCCTGTCGGGCCGGGACGACGTCGCCTCCGCCGAAGCCGTCCGGCCGACGGGCATGCCTGCGGACGCCGGACTTGCCCCGGGCCCCTACCGCACCGAGATGTACCAGGTCGAAGTCGATCACGACTTCGTCGTCGTTCACCTGTGAAGTCCGTCAAGACCGAACCAGCCTCATTCATCGCCCACCCATCCACCACCGAACGATCGGAGACGAGAGCGTGGCCATCACGCAGACTGCCCCGGCCGGCACGTATCGACGTCCCGAACAGTGGCCGTCCACCGATCTGATCGACTGCGACGTCCGGATTCAACCAGCGACGTTCACGGCGCTGTTTCCCTATCTCAGTGAGCATTGGCGGGCCTACATCACCGAATCCGGGATGGCTGCGCCGACCTCCAACCTGTTCCCACCGCACCCGTCGACCTTCGTACCGGGATCGACGCCGACCGGCGGTCCACCGGGGTCCGACCTGACGACGCTGCAAGATCAACTGCTCGACCCGTGGCGGACCACGCGAGCGATCATCAACTGCAGCTACGCCGTCGACGTACTGCACAACCCGGATCTGGCGGCCGCGCTGGCCACGGCGTTGAACCAATGGCAGCTGACGGAATGGCTCCAGCGGGACCAGCGGCTGCGCGGTTCGGCGGTGTTGCCGGTGCAGAGTCCCGACCTGGCCGCGGCCGAGATCGAACGAATCGCCGAGCACGAAGCGTTCATCCAGGTCGTGTTGCCGGCCCGTGCCCGGGAGCCGCTGGGTCGGCGGGGCTGGTGGCCGATCTACCGCGCCGCGCACGAGCACGGGTTGGTCGTCGCGGTCCAGTCCGGCGGACTGCCGGGGCTGCCGCCGACACCCGTCGGCTGGCCGTCCACCTTCCTGGAGGACTACGTCGGGCTGATCGAAGCCTTCCAAGCACAGCTGGTGAGTCTGGTCTGCGAGGGGGTGTTCGAGGAGTTCCCGGATCTTCGGGTCGCCTTCCTGGACAGCGGTTTCAGTTGGCTGCCGTCACTGTTGTGGCGGTTGGACAAGAACTGGAAGGGGCTGCGCCGCGAGGTTCCCTGGGTTCGCAGCTACCCGTCGGAGATCGTCGCAGAGCACTTCGCGCTCAGTGTCCAACCGGTCGACGCACCGCAGCAACACCAGCAGCTGCTCGAGGTGATCGACCAGCTTCCCGCCGAACACCTGTTGCTGTTTGCCAGCGAGTATCCGTACGCCCCGTTCACCGACCCGGCGGCGTCCGTCCCGCGCGGGCTGTCGGAGGAATCGCTGACCGGACTGCTCGGCGGCAACGCCGCTCGTTTCTATCGGCTCGACAGGAGAACGCCGTGACGAATCTGGCCACTCGCCCACACCGCCCGCACCGGTCACGGACGGGCCAAATGATCATCGACTGCGACATCCACAACGAACTGTCCCCCGACTCATTGGACCGGTTCCTGCCGCAGCGATGGCTAGATCATCGACGGCGCTTCGGCTCCCGCACCCACACCGGTTCGGCCTATCCCAAGGGTGCCCCGCACGCCGCCCGAGCCGACGCATGGCCACCGTCCGGGCTGGCTCCCGGTGCCGACCTGGACTTCATGCGCGAGCAGCATCTCGACCCGCTGAACGTCGAGTACGGCGTCCTGAACTGCCTCAGCCCCGCCGGTACGCAACTCAACGCCGACTATTCGGCCGCGCTCTGCCGAGCCACCAACGACTGGCAGATCGCCGAATGGTTGGACAAGGAGCCGCGACTGCGGGCCGGCATCGTCGTCCCGTACGAACATCCGGACCTCGCCGCCGAGGAGATCGACCGGGTCGCTGATCATCCGGGCTTCATCCAGGTGCTGTTGATCGCGCGGACGGCTGAACCCTTGGGCCGCCGCAAGTACTGGCCGATCTTTCAGGCGGCAGAGCGACACAAGCTGCCGGTCGGCGTCCATTTCGGAGGCGGCGCTCGCGGCGTGCCGATCACCGCGACCGGCTGGCCGTCGTACTACCTCGAGGATCACACCGACATGTCACAGGCCTTCCAGGCGCACGTGATCAGTCTGGTGCTGGACGGCGTCTTCGAGCGTTTCCCCGGCTTGCGGATCGCCCTGATCGAGGGTGGGTTCGCCTGGCTGCCGCCACTCGCGTGGCGGCTTGACGCGCAGTGGCAGCGCTACGCCGACGAGGTCCCGCAGCTCACCCGGAGGCCGTCGGACTACATTCATGATCATCTGTGGGTGACCACCCAGCCGATCGAGGAACCGCACCGCCCCCGGGACCTGCTGACGGTGTTCGAACACCTCGGCGGGGTGGACCGGGTGATGTTCTCCACCGACTACCCGCACTGGGACTTCGACTCCCCCACCCGTGCGTTCGGCGTGCCGCTGCCCGCGGCGGATGCGGCAGCGATCTACACCGAGAACGCGCGCTCGCTCTACGGCCTGACCTGAACGACGACCGCACCGAACGAAAGGAAAACCTGTGACGACGACGAATCCGTCGCTTGCTGCCGACGAGCCGTGGTATCGACGGACCTACCGCTGGGGACAGACCAATCTCACCGAGAACGACCCCGAGCGCTACGACGACAACTGGTGGCGCAAGCACTGGCGTGACACTGCGGTTCAGGGTGTGATCATCAACGCCGGCGGTATCGTTGCGTACTACCCGTCGAAGCTGCCGTTGCACCATCGCGCCGAGGCCCTCGGCGATCGCGACCTCTACGGTGAGATCGTCACCAGTGCCCGCGACGAGGGGCTGACGGTGGTGGCCAGGATGGACTCCAATCGGGTCGCCGAGGACTTCTTCGCCGCCCACCCGGACTGGATCTGCCGGGACAAGGACCAGAATCCGATCAAGGCGGCGGACAAGTACATCACCTGCGTCAATTCTCCGTACTACAGCGACTACCTGCCGCAGGTGCTGACCGAGATCATCGAGCGCAGTCAGCCGGACGGCTTCGCCGACAACAGTTGGGCCGGCCTGCCGCGCTCATCGATCTGCTACTGCCAGCACTGTGCCGACCTGTTCCAGCAGACCTCGGGACTGACGCTGCCGACCGAGCACGACTGGACCTCCGAGAACTACCGGGCCTGGGTGCGCTGGAACTATCAACGCCGCACCGACATCTGGGATCTGAACAACAAGGTCACCACCTCCGCCGGTGGCCCGGACTGCCTGTGGTTCGGCATGCTCAGCGGCGAGGTGCTCAACAACTCGCAACGCTTCATCGACCTG
Protein-coding sequences here:
- a CDS encoding mandelate racemase/muconate lactonizing enzyme family protein, with product MYLSPFGSAFLDGTCETTTRGDRRPPMKIERIETYRRDDRVTLVKVYTDDGIEGLGQTSVFRAGLTAQVLHEMVAPAFLGSDPWDLEAIVADVVRRHYKFAGSFLTRALTGLDTAVWDVLGKATGQPVHKLLGGCYRSEIGMYASSMSRTITPSDEADRLAAIVAEQGFAGVKIRIGQEMGRDHDASPGRTEAIIPQLRSALGDDVIIHADANGAFTPGRAIRVGRMLEDQGYGHFEEPCPYAETDNIRRVNAALDIPVAGGEHDTSMEQIYRMVAGRAVDIIQPDIGYLGGVSRARRVAALAETAGIPCTPHCSSRSMIQIFTLHLAAAMPSVFQLQEWSIEPDPQMEGIYAPLPQVRNGAVRIDDRPGWGVELDPAFEKQATLMTGGKIISEAA
- a CDS encoding Rieske (2Fe-2S) protein, translated to MTRYVIGSVDEIPPGGRKIVTIARRSIGIFNVRGRFYAIRNQCPHAGGELCKGPISGFVSSNGPGQYEYIMQGEVLRCPWHGWEFEIATGQSWFDPTRTRVATYPADVQSGRCLSGRDDVASAEAVRPTGMPADAGLAPGPYRTEMYQVEVDHDFVVVHL
- a CDS encoding amidohydrolase family protein, which gives rise to MAITQTAPAGTYRRPEQWPSTDLIDCDVRIQPATFTALFPYLSEHWRAYITESGMAAPTSNLFPPHPSTFVPGSTPTGGPPGSDLTTLQDQLLDPWRTTRAIINCSYAVDVLHNPDLAAALATALNQWQLTEWLQRDQRLRGSAVLPVQSPDLAAAEIERIAEHEAFIQVVLPARAREPLGRRGWWPIYRAAHEHGLVVAVQSGGLPGLPPTPVGWPSTFLEDYVGLIEAFQAQLVSLVCEGVFEEFPDLRVAFLDSGFSWLPSLLWRLDKNWKGLRREVPWVRSYPSEIVAEHFALSVQPVDAPQQHQQLLEVIDQLPAEHLLLFASEYPYAPFTDPAASVPRGLSEESLTGLLGGNAARFYRLDRRTP
- a CDS encoding amidohydrolase family protein, which encodes MIIDCDIHNELSPDSLDRFLPQRWLDHRRRFGSRTHTGSAYPKGAPHAARADAWPPSGLAPGADLDFMREQHLDPLNVEYGVLNCLSPAGTQLNADYSAALCRATNDWQIAEWLDKEPRLRAGIVVPYEHPDLAAEEIDRVADHPGFIQVLLIARTAEPLGRRKYWPIFQAAERHKLPVGVHFGGGARGVPITATGWPSYYLEDHTDMSQAFQAHVISLVLDGVFERFPGLRIALIEGGFAWLPPLAWRLDAQWQRYADEVPQLTRRPSDYIHDHLWVTTQPIEEPHRPRDLLTVFEHLGGVDRVMFSTDYPHWDFDSPTRAFGVPLPAADAAAIYTENARSLYGLT